The following proteins are encoded in a genomic region of Arachis ipaensis cultivar K30076 chromosome B02, Araip1.1, whole genome shotgun sequence:
- the LOC107627060 gene encoding extensin-like codes for MRKKIVSQKPPREKIYRLPAKQKPSTRSQDRTFTPSPSPLTSPPRSDPMARTKNPSRFTPLIKQTPPPKELPSKPGSSKLSSSKGKRPAVTEPTFEPTQPKIRSVPLHSQKGKPRLPLKSVREPDIDAFAHKSHFMTSHSNHNPYRFKSAMNNDFYERVIKYHTLCPSFLADLPNL; via the coding sequence atgagaaagaaaattgTTTCACAAAAGCCACCACGTGAAAAGATATACAGGCTTCCTGCAAAACAAAAACCCTCAACTCGCTCTCAAGACCGAACCTTCACTCCATCTCCTTCTCCTCTTACCTCACCTCCTCGGTCTGATCCCATGGCACGCACTAAGAACCCATCAAGGTTTACTCCTTTAATCAAGCAAACGCCACCACCGAAGGAACTTCCATCCAAACCTGGTTCGTCGAAGCTGAGTTCATCGAAAGGGAAAAGACCAGCCGTGACTGAACCTACCTTTGAGCCCACTCAACCTAAAATAAGGTCTGTTCCCTTGCATTCTCAAAAAGGTAAACCTCGACTCCCTCTTAAATCtgttagagaaccagacattgatGCTTTTGCTCATAAATCCCACTTCATGACATCTCACTCCAACCATAATCCTTATAGATTTAAGTCTGCCATGAATAATGACTTTTATGAAAGAGTTATTAAGTACCATACCCTGTGCCcctcttttcttgctgatttgcCAAACCTGTAA